CGACGTCCAGGCGCGGGGCGCGGGCCTCGGAGACGTACGTGCTCTCCAGGCCGACCCGCTCGTCGTCGGCGAGCAGCACCCGCTCCATGTGCCAGACGGGCTCGCCGCGTTCGGCGCCGATCTCGGGCGCGAGCGCCTCGGGGCAGGGGAAGCGGTCGAGCGAGATCAGGCTGCGGCCGGGGCGGCGGCCCTGGCGGCGTACGCCCTCCGTGTAGCTGGCGAGCGAGAGGGGCTGTTCGAGCTTGGGGCCCGCGACGACCGTGCCCCGGCCCTGGCGGCGCAGCCGTCCCTCCAGGAGGAGTTCACGCAGCGCCTGCCGGACGGTCTCGCGGGACACCTCGTACCGGACGGCGAGGTCGCGCTCGGTGGGCAGCAGCCCGC
Above is a genomic segment from Streptomyces sp. NBC_00094 containing:
- a CDS encoding GntR family transcriptional regulator; amino-acid sequence: MNYQTDPGAPVRSGIPEHGRVPKYYAVKAKLSLLVDELGEGGLLPTERDLAVRYEVSRETVRQALRELLLEGRLRRQGRGTVVAGPKLEQPLSLASYTEGVRRQGRRPGRSLISLDRFPCPEALAPEIGAERGEPVWHMERVLLADDERVGLESTYVSEARAPRLDVEFDPDSSFYAYLHERLGVTFGDADERIETVLATPREALLIGTPPALPMLLLHRVSRDTAGRPLERVRTLYRGDRFSFTAHLGRQD